From the Sphingobacteruim zhuxiongii genome, the window TAAAGGTTGTTAAGGGTAATTTAAATAAATCTCCCTTAGTGGCAAATGGCAACGATATATCCAGTTTATTGTTATCTGGTCGCTTAAAATGTAATTGACCTTTATTATCTGCCGCAATAAATTGAATCAATAATGTATCTTGATTAATTCGAATCGTCGGCTTTGCGTGATTTCTATTCAAATTTTCTTTTTTACGATACGTCTCGTCATAATTAAGCCCGCGTTCGTAGTAATCGTCATCTTCCAGCGTATCGGTATTTTGAGAGACCATATAAACAGCCAAACCGACGATGAACAATATAAAGGCACCTAGGCCAAAAACTATTTTATATCCCCAATTCATTCCTTTTTATTTTGAAGGCGGAGCAATAAAGGTGGTCTTCATTGTTTCGATCACTTTACCCTCGGCCACGACATTCAATTTAATATTCGATTTGTATTCCTTTATACTTGATTTTTTAGCTATTAAGAATAAACTCAACTTAGCATTTCCCTCGCGTGGTAAATGAGAAATCGGATTTACAATTTGAATCTGTATATTCTTATCATCGCTTTCCAGCACATAATCAATATCCTTTGTAGTTTTATTGATGAGTTCTAAGGAATATAAATTTGTTACCGTTCCATCATCACGGAACTGATAGGTACTGCCTTTGGCTCGCAAAAGTCGTCCATCGACATCGGTACGACTAAAAATCATAGCACCAAAGATACCCATTAGCACGAGCAATATACAGGAATAGACAATTGCTCGCGTATTTCTTTTCTTTCCTTCAACAACAGTTTCTTTACCCTCAGCCTCAGCTTGTGTATAGAAACCGATTAAACGTTTAGGTTTATTTATCTTATCCATCACCGCGTCACAGGCGTCGATACATGCTGTACAAGAAACGCACTCTAACTGGGTTCCCTTTCGGATATCAATACCCGTTGGGCAAACATGGACACATAAGTTGCAATCGATACAATCGCCTCTAAATTCATCACTATTCTTACGAATCTTACCCCTAGGCTCGCCACGTGAAACATGATACGCCACGGTAACTGAGTTTTCATCTAATAATACGCCTTGCAATCGACCGTAAGGACAAATACGTGTACAAACGATTTCACGCACATAAGCGAATACAAAATAAAACACAAAGGTAAATGCCCATATGGAAGCGAAGCCTCCCAAATGTTGGTCTACAGGTTCTGTAATAATCTTTAGCAGCGCATCTACACCTATAATATAGGCTAAGAATAAATTCGAAATCAAAAAGGAAATCAGGATAAAGACAGCATGCTTCAAGATCTTTCGCCAGGCCTTTGCATCGGTATCTGGACCTTCGTTTAACTTCTTTTGTTTATTCCAGTCGCCTTCAATTAAATACTCGATCCTGCGAAAAATCAACTCCATAAATATGGTTTGCGGGCAAGTCCATCCACACCACACACGACCGTACACTGCTGTAAACAGAACGATACAAACCATGATGATAAGCATACCAAAGAGAAAGATGTGCATATCTTGCGGCAAGAAGATGTTTCCAAAGATGGAAAATTTACGTTCGATGATGTTAAACATCAGGAACGGATTGTCGTTTATTTTGACAAACGGTGCTA encodes:
- a CDS encoding FixH family protein; this encodes MNWGYKIVFGLGAFILFIVGLAVYMVSQNTDTLEDDDYYERGLNYDETYRKKENLNRNHAKPTIRINQDTLLIQFIAADNKGQLHFKRPDNNKLDISLPFATKGDLFKLPLTTFKKGNWNLEIDWVSAGDSYLIDQHVYY
- the ccoG gene encoding cytochrome c oxidase accessory protein CcoG translates to MEVAAKGSENINQPEKSKRKWVYAKKPAGKLYNYRQVVGYSLLLFLFVAPFVKINDNPFLMFNIIERKFSIFGNIFLPQDMHIFLFGMLIIMVCIVLFTAVYGRVWCGWTCPQTIFMELIFRRIEYLIEGDWNKQKKLNEGPDTDAKAWRKILKHAVFILISFLISNLFLAYIIGVDALLKIITEPVDQHLGGFASIWAFTFVFYFVFAYVREIVCTRICPYGRLQGVLLDENSVTVAYHVSRGEPRGKIRKNSDEFRGDCIDCNLCVHVCPTGIDIRKGTQLECVSCTACIDACDAVMDKINKPKRLIGFYTQAEAEGKETVVEGKKRNTRAIVYSCILLVLMGIFGAMIFSRTDVDGRLLRAKGSTYQFRDDGTVTNLYSLELINKTTKDIDYVLESDDKNIQIQIVNPISHLPREGNAKLSLFLIAKKSSIKEYKSNIKLNVVAEGKVIETMKTTFIAPPSK